The genomic window CCCGAGACGCCGGTGTTCGCGATCTTCACCGGCGAAGAGGACGAGAAGACGCTGAAAAACGCCGAGGAGGCCCAGACCCGCGGCGCACCCGTTATCGCGGTCTGTCCGGACGACCACCCGGCCGTCGAGGCCGCCGACGAGCACCTCTCGATTCCCGAGACCGAGCCGGATCTGGCGGGACTGCTCGCGAACGTCCAGCTCCAGCTGGTCTCCTACTACGCGGCCGACCTCCTCGGCCGGCCGATCGACAAGCCGCGGAACCTCGCGAAGAGCGTCACCGTCGAATAGCGCCGGAGCACAGTCCGGTTCCGCCGCTCGACTCTTTTCGTTGCCGGCATCTTCGCGCTTCGATCCGCTGGGCTCGAGTCACAGTTCCGTTTCGTCTCCAAGACCGACTGCTCCCGGATTAGTTCGTATCGGCGGCACGGCAGAACGACAATCGGACTCGAGTAGGGGTCATCGAGGCCGCAGGACGAGACCACCCCCGTAGTCCGGTCCGCACGGCGTCGGTGTACGACCCGTACTCGAACGATGTCGGAATCGAACGTGGAGGGTCACTCTGGCGATCGAACGTCCCGGTGGCGACGCCACCGGACTCGTGGGTATCGACCGATACCCTCCAGTTAGGCTAGGAGTTCGACGCGATATAAAGGGCACACCTGATAGCTATGGTATATCAACGAACCAACTATATCAGGGGTCGGCCGAGAACTCGAGGCGACCGATTCGAACCGGATCTTACCGGTCCTGCTCGACGGTTTCGCCGGGCTCGGTCATCGCGCCGGTGTCGAGTTTCAGGCCGGGTGTGAGACTCGTATTGATGCCGGTCTTGACTCCGTCGCCGGCGACGACGCCGAACTTCCGGCGGCCGGTCGAGACGCGCTCGCCTTTGACGGTGACCGAGATGTCCGCATCGTCGTGACGGAGGTTCGCGACGTTCGTCCCCGCGCCGAAGTTGACGTCTCGCCCGAGGACGCTGTCCCCGACGTACGAGAGGTGACTGACCGACGTGCCCCGCGAGAGGACGCTGTTTTTCACTTCGACGCCGTTGCCGACCGAGACGTCTTCCCCGATCAGCGTCGCGCCGCGGACGTAGGCGTTCGGCCCGACGGTCGCGCCCGACCGGATCAGCACCGGGCCCTCGATCACGGCACCGGGCTCAACTGTCGCGCCCTCCTCGACGACCACCCGCCCCTCGAGGTGGGCCGCGTCGCTGACCGCGCCGTCGATCCGGCGCTCGAGGGCGGCGAGTTTCCACTCGTTCGCCTCGAGTAGTTCCCACGGCCGGCCCACGTCCAGCCACCGCTCGAGGGTCACCGGCGTGACTGCGTACTGCTCGATGACCCGCGCGAGTACGTCCGTAATCTCGCGTTCGCCCCGCTCGCTCGCGGGGACCTCGAGCCATTCTTTCGCGTCCGCCGGGAAGGCGTACGCGCCGGCGTTGGCGAGGTTCGTCGGCGGTTCCTCGGGCTTTTCGACGATGTCGATGACGGTGTCGTCGGTCGTGCTGAGGACGCCGTAGTTCCGCGGGTCGGCGACTTCGGCGGCACAGACTGCCGGACACTCCGTGAATAGGCGGTCGATCGCCGCCGGGTCGTACAGGTTGTCGCCGTTCAGCACGGCGAAGGGACCGTCGATGTGTTCGCGGGCGGCGTTGACGGCGTGGGCCGTCCCCGCCTGTTCCGTCTGGACGGCGTAGGAGACCGGCACGCCCCGATACTCAGCGCCGAAGTAGTCTCTGACCGTCTGGCCCTCGTAGCCGACCACGAGGACGATTTCGTCCGCACCGGCGTCGACGGCGGTATCGACCGTTTGCGCGGCGAGTGGCCGATCGGCGACCGGGAGCATCGGTTTCGGACGGGACGCGGAGAGCGGCCTGATCCGTGTACCCTGTCCTGCGGCGAGAACGATGGCTTTCATCACGCTCACGTACCCCGATCCGGCGGATAATTATATAGTTATTACAGCTACGGACCAGAACTAATCGGTTTTCTGACCACTTTCCGCGTCGACGACGGTCCTGATTTCGCGTTCGGTCCCGGTCGCGCTCGAACCCGAGTCGCACTCGAGTCACCGCTCTCGCCGGTCCCGACCGACATCGCCCGATCTACCAGTCAATCTGCCATTCATCGCCGGTGAAATACTATATTACCGTCTCGAAATATCTCATTTCTCACGAAAGAGCCCTCGAAACTCTCGATATCGGAACTGTCTCTCACACCGGTCGATCGCCGCCGAAATACTCGACTAACGGTCTCGAGGCGAATTATGCGGTCTATAGTAAATACCGTTCTGTCGCTACGGGTTGTTGATGTCGACGGATTCATCCGCCAAGTGGACGCCCATGACGTCCGGCCAGCAAACGACCGCCCCTCGATGTGTCAACTGTGGCAACCAGGTGACGCGTCAGTTCGCTCGCGTTTTCGGCGACAACCGCGATGTCGTCCACGCCTGTCCCGACTGTGCGACGTACCGTGAGATGAAGACCTCCGATTTCATCCCGAAAGAAGCGAGATAAGTTTCGTCCCCCGCTGACTCGAGCGCCGTCGAAGTCTTCGCTCGCCGTCGATTCGTAGCTCTCGTGGGACAGCACGCCCCCTTTCAGGCGTCCACCGCGACCGTCTCGGTGACGAGCGCCCGTGCGGTCTCGAACAGTTCCTCGGCGTCGGCCGCCGACCGCGCCTCCGCGGTCACGCGGATCAGCGGCTGCGTGCCGCTCGCACGGAGCAGGAACCAGCCGCTCTCGGTCTCGACTCTGACGCCGTCGAGGGTTTCGATCTCGTCGTATCGCTCGCGAACCCGGTCGGCCACGTCGGCCATCACCCTCGTTTTGTCCTCGACTTCGATCGATGTTCGCCGGATCGGATACTGCTCGATATCGGCGACGAGTTCGGACAGCGATCCCCGCTCGGCGACCAGTTCGACCAGCTTACAGGCCGCGAGCGGGCCGTCCGGACAGCGCGTCTCCGCGGGCCAGATCCACGCGCCGCTGGGCTCGCCGCCGAAGACGACATCGGGCTCGGTCGTCCGCTCCGCGACGTAAACGTCCCCGACCTGTGTGCGCGTCAGCGACGCGCCGACGCCGGCCAGCGCGTCGTCGACGGCGAGACTGGTATCGACCGGCGCGGCGACGCGGTCCCCCTCACCCGCCGCTTCGCGGGCGAACAGGGCGAGTAACGCGTCTTTCGGCACGAAGGCTCCGGTCCCGTCGACCGCAAGCATCCGATCGGCATCGCCGTCGTGGGCGACCCCCAGTTCGGCGTCCGTCGCCGCGACCAGCGTCGACAGCGTCTCGAGGGTCTCCTCGGTCGGCTCGCTGGGCCGTCCGGGAAACGAGCCGTCTTCCTGTCCGTTCAGGGTCCGCACCTGACAGCCGAGATCGTCGAGCACCGCCGCCGTGATCCCGCCGGCACCGTTGCCCACGTCGACGACGACGCTGGGCTCGCGCTCGAGGTCGACCGCTCCCCGGAGCGCGTCGGCGTGGTGGTCCCGGACGCCGTCGCGACGAGAGCGGCCGCCGACGCCGTCCCAGTCGGCCAGTTCGTAGTCGTCCTCGCGAATCCGCCGCTCGATCGCCTCGCGCTGGTCGGGCCCGAACGCCTTCCCCGACGGATTCCAGAGCTTGATTCCGTTGTCCGTCGCCGGGTTGTGCGAGGCCGTCACGACGACGCCCGCGTCGGCCTCGAGGTGGTCGATCGCGCGAGCGATCGTCGGCGTCGCCTCGACGTCGACCGTCAGCACGTCCGCGCCGCACTCGCGCAGTCCCGCGCCGACCGCGTCGACGAACATCGATCCGCTCTCGCGAACGTCGCGACCGACGACGACGCGCTCGTGTCCCTCCGAGGCGACCGCGCGGCCGACCGACAGCGCCAACGCCGCCGTCACCTCGCTTCCGACCCGTCCGCGGATACCGCTGGTTCCGAACATACCTCCTCCTGACAGGGGCGAGCGCCTTACTATGCACGGGTTAATCCGATTGGCTGTCCGCAACGGAGCCAGACCTCGATATCGCCGCCGCTCCGCCATCGCACGCGGCGTTCGACAGCGACCGCTCGCGGCGACGGCCGCGACTGCGAGGCCGATCGACCGATCGTTAGTATCTCCCTGTATTTCTGAACTGTCGGTGCCGTATATATGAGTCACACCGGTACGCTCGAGTGAGAATGAAACCGGTACAGCATGCCGCCGACGGACGGACTCGGATCGCCGACGAGAGTGCGACTCGGCTCCGGCCGACCGCGAGACGCGTCGATCGAGCGCCGCGATCCGAACCCGAACCGGCCGCCCCCATCGGATACCGCCTATGAGTGCGACCGAACCCGACCGCGAGATCGACGAGGCCGCCGAGTCCGGCGAGAGTAGCGGCGACGACGGGACCGGCGACGGAACGCTCGCCGAACTCCCGCCCAGCGCGAAACTGGTCTACAAGGTCCTCGAGTACGAGGCCCCGCTGACACAGGAGGGGATCGCGGCCGAGTCCCGACTGTGTCCCCGGACCGTTCGCTACGCGCTCGGCAAGTTAGCGGATCAGGACCTCGTCACCAGCCGGGTCTGTCTCGAGGACGCCCGACAGTCGAAGTATCGGCTCGCCGAGTGAGTTTCACGTCGCATTCGAGCGGCCCGCCGTACTCCGACCTGCAGAATCCATTAGTTATAAGACACTAACGAGCCGACATTTAGGTGGAAGTCAGCTCCAACGAGCGAGGGGGCATGCGTTGAAATGCCCCGGGTGATAGGACACCCGAGACTGGCTTCCAAGCCATTCCCGGCTTTGCAAGCCATGTTGCACTTGTTCCTACCGAGACATAAACGTCTCGCACGACGACAGTATCGCGTTCGAACATCGAGCAGACGCCAGTGGTCACACCGTGGGCCGGTCCCCGCTCGCAGTGGG from Natrinema versiforme includes these protein-coding regions:
- the glmM gene encoding phosphoglucosamine mutase — translated: MFGTSGIRGRVGSEVTAALALSVGRAVASEGHERVVVGRDVRESGSMFVDAVGAGLRECGADVLTVDVEATPTIARAIDHLEADAGVVVTASHNPATDNGIKLWNPSGKAFGPDQREAIERRIREDDYELADWDGVGGRSRRDGVRDHHADALRGAVDLEREPSVVVDVGNGAGGITAAVLDDLGCQVRTLNGQEDGSFPGRPSEPTEETLETLSTLVAATDAELGVAHDGDADRMLAVDGTGAFVPKDALLALFAREAAGEGDRVAAPVDTSLAVDDALAGVGASLTRTQVGDVYVAERTTEPDVVFGGEPSGAWIWPAETRCPDGPLAACKLVELVAERGSLSELVADIEQYPIRRTSIEVEDKTRVMADVADRVRERYDEIETLDGVRVETESGWFLLRASGTQPLIRVTAEARSAADAEELFETARALVTETVAVDA
- a CDS encoding MarR family transcriptional regulator, with amino-acid sequence MSATEPDREIDEAAESGESSGDDGTGDGTLAELPPSAKLVYKVLEYEAPLTQEGIAAESRLCPRTVRYALGKLADQDLVTSRVCLEDARQSKYRLAE
- the glmU gene encoding bifunctional sugar-1-phosphate nucleotidylyltransferase/acetyltransferase, whose amino-acid sequence is MKAIVLAAGQGTRIRPLSASRPKPMLPVADRPLAAQTVDTAVDAGADEIVLVVGYEGQTVRDYFGAEYRGVPVSYAVQTEQAGTAHAVNAAREHIDGPFAVLNGDNLYDPAAIDRLFTECPAVCAAEVADPRNYGVLSTTDDTVIDIVEKPEEPPTNLANAGAYAFPADAKEWLEVPASERGEREITDVLARVIEQYAVTPVTLERWLDVGRPWELLEANEWKLAALERRIDGAVSDAAHLEGRVVVEEGATVEPGAVIEGPVLIRSGATVGPNAYVRGATLIGEDVSVGNGVEVKNSVLSRGTSVSHLSYVGDSVLGRDVNFGAGTNVANLRHDDADISVTVKGERVSTGRRKFGVVAGDGVKTGINTSLTPGLKLDTGAMTEPGETVEQDR